A window from Leptospira meyeri encodes these proteins:
- a CDS encoding VOC family protein: MIIVEGIGHVSIPVSQLDTSIDFYRDIFDFEVETKKATEAILSLDSFRIRLVKAEVSDRSLPLLSFVMDVDDFTEAISELEEKNVKIIKGPEGTDSGESLTFADPSQNLIEIFYSN; the protein is encoded by the coding sequence ATGATCATTGTAGAAGGCATTGGCCACGTCAGTATCCCCGTCTCCCAGCTCGACACCTCTATCGATTTTTACAGGGACATTTTTGACTTCGAAGTGGAGACAAAGAAGGCTACTGAGGCAATTCTTTCTCTGGATTCGTTTCGGATTCGTTTGGTGAAGGCCGAAGTTTCCGACAGGTCTCTTCCTCTCCTCAGTTTTGTGATGGATGTGGACGATTTCACAGAAGCCATCAGCGAACTTGAGGAAAAGAATGTTAAGATCATTAAAGGGCCAGAAGGTACGGACTCTGGAGAGAGTTTAACTTTTGCAGATCCAAGCCAAAATTTAATCGAAATCTTTTACTCCAACTAA
- a CDS encoding M48 family metallopeptidase, with translation MFQNQTFTSRFFNGVSAVPEEGTVLIHGQTIDFSSADTAHKLNVSQFTEFALTHKGCKLVLRPDEIRESPVLEIICPKEDAKKLESLWIQSKKNQSHAHAFFYSIREMNPLVLGILSISIVALIGFFYFKGLELVINLIPISMDKSLGESVQLKMDAQFQECNTKATDKFFAEALKRIVPKNSPHQFKVSVIGSTIPNAFALSNGRIYFFSGLLNEAKSQEEVIGVLAHEVAHVEKRHHMRNLVKAGGTSLAISLVVGPGLGNMEFLETFTELGSTILVLKFSRDFETEADITSIEYLKNQNLSPSGLLTFFKRMSELEKEITKSDKNPPETNAKDDQVVTSSITDFLSTHPATDERMKTLERLIQSGKKGSVKKIVSDQTWKEVQSVCLDFKNSDSK, from the coding sequence TTGTTTCAAAATCAAACCTTTACATCCCGATTTTTTAACGGAGTATCAGCAGTCCCTGAGGAAGGGACTGTTCTGATTCACGGTCAAACCATTGATTTTTCTTCTGCAGATACAGCTCATAAACTTAACGTATCTCAATTTACTGAATTTGCACTGACACATAAAGGCTGTAAGTTGGTGTTACGTCCGGATGAAATCCGAGAAAGTCCTGTTTTAGAAATCATTTGCCCAAAAGAAGATGCAAAAAAACTAGAATCACTTTGGATCCAATCAAAAAAAAATCAAAGTCATGCTCATGCTTTTTTTTATTCCATTAGAGAAATGAACCCTCTCGTACTTGGGATTCTCTCGATTTCTATCGTTGCCTTGATTGGTTTTTTTTATTTTAAAGGTCTGGAACTGGTGATCAACCTGATTCCGATTTCTATGGACAAGTCACTGGGGGAATCGGTTCAATTAAAGATGGATGCCCAGTTTCAAGAATGTAATACAAAAGCAACTGACAAATTTTTTGCAGAAGCATTAAAAAGAATCGTTCCCAAAAATAGTCCGCACCAATTCAAGGTCTCAGTGATTGGATCAACCATTCCTAATGCCTTTGCACTTTCCAATGGAAGAATTTATTTTTTTTCTGGATTGTTAAACGAAGCTAAATCACAAGAAGAAGTCATTGGAGTCCTCGCACATGAAGTGGCCCATGTGGAAAAGAGACACCATATGCGAAATCTTGTAAAGGCGGGGGGAACTTCTCTCGCAATCTCATTAGTTGTTGGACCTGGTTTAGGAAATATGGAATTTCTTGAAACATTTACAGAACTTGGCTCAACAATTCTTGTCCTAAAGTTTTCAAGAGATTTTGAAACAGAAGCAGACATTACATCAATTGAATACCTAAAAAACCAGAATCTTTCCCCATCCGGTCTCCTAACATTCTTTAAGCGAATGTCCGAACTTGAAAAAGAAATCACAAAGTCAGATAAAAATCCACCCGAAACAAATGCCAAGGATGACCAAGTAGTTACATCTTCCATTACGGATTTTTTAAGTACCCATCCGGCGACAGATGAAAGGATGAAAACATTGGAGAGATTAATTCAATCAGGAAAAAAAGGTTCGGTCAAAAAAATAGTTTCAGACCAAACCTGGAAAGAAGTTCAATCGGTTTGTTTGGATTTTAAAAATTCCGATTCTAAATAA
- a CDS encoding pyridoxal phosphate-dependent aminotransferase, whose product MTEFSFSNRFHLLGDLDTENQIYQIKQILESSGNEIVDLTNSNPTKLGLEFPPSALSHIFSNLDISQYEPIAEGMESTRQTIVSEYEKRGIPIRPSDLILTASTSEAYSYCFKLFTNPGDEILTPNPGYPLFSFLIGLENLKEVHYPLKEEKETGTWTYSAESIANCISTKTKLIVLVSPANPTGSRTTAKFWKEWEELGIQIPILVDEVFVGYEFSGEPHQIPLVPKFPLLVCNGLSKMLALPGLKLGWILIKSPEPFRSQFYKNLGFIADTYLSVNAPVQLATPELIPWKTMVQNRIRTRIMRNLNSCISFAEGCPKIINTPSFEAGWYFLFEFDIEKKDEDFVSEILSQTKVFFHPGSWYGLSHNRCFLILSLISDEISLQRGLEALQVYLK is encoded by the coding sequence TTGACCGAATTTTCATTTTCAAACAGATTTCATTTGTTAGGCGACTTGGATACAGAAAACCAAATCTATCAAATTAAACAAATTCTCGAAAGTTCTGGAAATGAAATCGTGGATCTAACCAATTCCAATCCTACCAAACTAGGATTGGAATTTCCTCCTTCCGCTTTATCTCATATATTCTCTAATTTGGATATCAGCCAATATGAACCCATAGCGGAGGGAATGGAATCAACAAGACAAACGATTGTTTCCGAATATGAAAAACGTGGAATCCCAATTCGACCCTCGGATCTAATTCTGACAGCAAGCACTTCGGAAGCGTATTCGTATTGTTTCAAACTTTTCACAAATCCAGGAGATGAAATCCTCACACCAAACCCTGGTTACCCACTATTTAGTTTTTTAATTGGTCTTGAAAATCTAAAGGAAGTACACTATCCTCTCAAAGAAGAAAAGGAAACAGGAACCTGGACTTATTCTGCAGAAAGTATTGCCAATTGCATCAGCACAAAAACAAAACTCATTGTCCTGGTGAGTCCAGCAAACCCCACAGGATCTCGAACGACTGCAAAATTCTGGAAAGAATGGGAAGAATTAGGAATTCAAATTCCAATCTTAGTTGATGAAGTTTTTGTCGGTTATGAATTTTCCGGGGAACCACACCAAATTCCTTTGGTCCCAAAATTTCCACTTTTGGTATGCAACGGCCTATCCAAAATGTTAGCCCTCCCAGGGCTCAAACTCGGATGGATCTTAATCAAAAGCCCAGAACCCTTTCGTTCTCAATTTTATAAAAATTTAGGATTTATCGCTGATACTTATCTTTCCGTTAATGCCCCTGTCCAACTAGCAACACCAGAACTCATTCCTTGGAAAACAATGGTACAAAATCGTATCCGAACAAGAATTATGCGAAATTTGAATAGCTGTATCTCTTTTGCCGAAGGATGCCCAAAAATAATAAATACACCGAGTTTTGAAGCTGGTTGGTATTTTTTATTTGAATTTGATATAGAAAAAAAAGATGAAGATTTTGTTTCAGAAATTTTGTCCCAAACAAAAGTTTTTTTCCACCCCGGATCTTGGTATGGACTTTCGCATAACCGCTGCTTTCTTATATTAAGTTTAATTTCTGATGAAATTTCTTTACAACGTGGGTTAGAAGCTCTTCAGGTTTATCTCAAATAA
- a CDS encoding patatin-like phospholipase family protein produces MLSLGRGLEFVDRMGVREQVLQTLVKIFPSYDASLAIAGGGCKAFYALGVGKTLREWGVRFTEVSGVSAGAAMALCILSQTEEESVEYFEEITKRNSRNFHFSNLLRGESTFPHEDMYRRTIRFGMKFDKVLESGAKVWIHSVKAHPKEDSLKNKFRLARLISETGRAFILDDRDRSEGIPANRTAEMIKKWNMEDVDFTEKDFVNPETIEQFIMNSSSIPPIVDFQSVDDEYYLDGGLTNNMVIETFSPNAKIIGIHYEQNTIVGKDPDLLAKSYLITPSKPLPITSFDYTNPKGVRETFELGKADALAQKAAIIDYLR; encoded by the coding sequence ATGCTTTCGTTGGGAAGGGGATTAGAATTTGTCGATCGTATGGGCGTCAGAGAACAAGTATTACAAACACTAGTTAAAATTTTTCCATCTTATGATGCCTCACTCGCCATCGCAGGTGGTGGTTGTAAGGCATTCTACGCATTGGGGGTTGGGAAAACACTTCGTGAATGGGGAGTGCGATTCACCGAAGTATCCGGTGTATCTGCCGGTGCTGCAATGGCATTGTGTATTCTTTCCCAAACAGAAGAAGAATCGGTTGAATACTTTGAGGAAATCACAAAACGAAACTCAAGGAATTTTCACTTTTCAAATCTTTTACGAGGAGAATCCACTTTCCCTCATGAGGATATGTATCGTCGAACCATTCGGTTTGGAATGAAGTTTGATAAAGTTTTAGAATCAGGTGCAAAAGTTTGGATCCATTCGGTAAAAGCACATCCAAAAGAAGATTCTTTAAAAAATAAGTTTCGGTTGGCTCGTCTGATTTCGGAAACCGGCCGAGCCTTTATTTTAGATGATCGAGACCGGTCAGAAGGTATCCCCGCAAATCGAACGGCCGAGATGATAAAAAAATGGAATATGGAAGATGTTGATTTCACTGAAAAAGACTTTGTAAATCCCGAAACGATAGAACAATTCATTATGAACTCTTCTTCCATTCCTCCGATCGTCGACTTTCAATCGGTAGATGATGAATATTATTTGGATGGAGGACTAACAAATAATATGGTCATTGAAACTTTTTCGCCTAACGCAAAAATCATAGGCATTCACTATGAACAGAATACGATTGTAGGAAAAGACCCAGACTTATTGGCAAAATCTTATTTGATTACCCCATCAAAACCTTTACCAATTACTTCTTTTGATTATACCAACCCAAAAGGTGTTAGAGAAACTTTCGAATTGGGGAAGGCAGATGCCCTGGCTCAAAAAGCTGCCATCATTGATTATTTGAGATAA
- a CDS encoding LIC10067 family putative lipoprotein, with amino-acid sequence MRRILYTIGFSLVLGNSFSCKTSSNEDPLASLLTSPPVVSSVTPQIGTPAQNNLNATYAATEVVIKGENFGIDPVIRFNDVVATISLNTGTELYTRVPDGAFSGFITVSKSGGSCLPNSKTGVNCAGMEYFIDCYTVANKQYGSEIELKQGNSLSIEFDGQETKAFHTDTLLSSRNLTIGCESTVTVRVFDRSCRATDYVLQNDPVIPFPAGVATQFYLTAQSATCSLAL; translated from the coding sequence ATGAGAAGGATTTTATACACAATCGGATTCTCACTAGTACTTGGAAACAGTTTTTCATGTAAAACCTCTTCCAATGAAGATCCTCTTGCATCCCTTTTAACCTCTCCACCAGTTGTATCTTCTGTAACTCCACAAATTGGGACGCCAGCCCAAAACAATCTCAATGCCACCTATGCTGCCACTGAAGTTGTGATCAAAGGCGAAAACTTTGGAATCGATCCAGTGATCCGATTTAACGATGTTGTTGCTACGATTAGTCTCAATACAGGAACAGAATTATACACCCGAGTACCAGATGGAGCTTTTTCTGGTTTTATCACTGTATCTAAATCAGGTGGATCTTGTTTACCTAATTCAAAAACGGGTGTTAATTGTGCGGGAATGGAATACTTTATCGACTGTTATACGGTCGCAAATAAACAATATGGTTCCGAAATAGAACTAAAACAAGGTAATAGTTTGTCTATTGAATTTGATGGGCAAGAGACCAAAGCCTTTCATACCGACACCCTGTTATCTTCTAGAAATCTAACCATTGGATGCGAAAGTACAGTCACCGTTAGAGTTTTTGATCGGTCCTGCCGTGCAACAGATTACGTTTTACAAAACGATCCGGTCATCCCATTTCCAGCAGGTGTAGCTACCCAATTCTATCTTACTGCTCAATCAGCAACCTGTAGTTTGGCCCTTTAA
- a CDS encoding DUF3347 domain-containing protein, with protein sequence MNSNSNLGKKNQNMNVFRISIIVLAIFALSCKEEVTPFTSAHQNLAAKLLAENQILLEEYLKDNPKPDWKIFSEALDAMVASGHPKLKSWGENLRPHLPAPGADLDSSYEKISKIQEILIQIKTEVPNQSQYNRFYCPMVDKSWLMTGREVKNPYAPEMRDCGELLQ encoded by the coding sequence TTGAATTCCAATTCCAACTTAGGAAAAAAGAATCAAAATATGAATGTATTTCGGATTTCAATCATCGTTTTAGCCATTTTTGCCCTTTCTTGCAAGGAAGAGGTCACTCCTTTTACATCTGCCCACCAAAACCTAGCAGCAAAACTCCTTGCAGAGAACCAAATCCTTCTTGAAGAGTATCTAAAAGACAATCCCAAGCCAGATTGGAAAATATTTTCTGAAGCCCTGGATGCAATGGTTGCCAGTGGACATCCAAAATTAAAGTCTTGGGGAGAAAATCTACGCCCACACCTACCAGCACCAGGTGCAGATTTAGATTCTAGTTACGAAAAAATTTCTAAAATTCAAGAAATATTGATCCAAATCAAAACAGAAGTTCCAAATCAATCTCAGTACAATCGATTTTACTGTCCTATGGTGGATAAATCTTGGTTAATGACGGGAAGAGAAGTTAAAAATCCCTATGCTCCCGAAATGAGAGACTGTGGAGAATTATTGCAGTAG
- a CDS encoding YjgN family protein — protein MNNTRLQYHATGGQLFVILLKNMFLTVVTLGIYSFWARTNIQKFMAENLEWAGERFSFHGTGKERFIGFLKALGIFIVLYIGIYIIQTILNYIPIPYFGMIVGFLLTLGVFLALVPIIVVGGRRYLTSRTGYRNLRFGFDGKILEVAKIYGKGILLTIVTLGIYYPWFFAEKEAYVQSKTRYGNTNFGFSAEGKEIFFLYLKGFLLSIVTFGIYYSWFLADIQNYIWNRTSFQGKKFQSDITGGKIFVNFIIAYLIILFTLGIGFAWAVVRLTKLFLESISLEAEVDFSTISAKTDTTANATAEGLEALAEALEGFLS, from the coding sequence ATGAATAACACAAGACTACAATACCACGCTACGGGAGGGCAACTCTTCGTAATTTTACTGAAGAATATGTTTCTGACCGTTGTAACTTTGGGGATCTATAGCTTTTGGGCAAGAACCAATATACAAAAATTCATGGCAGAAAATTTAGAATGGGCAGGAGAACGTTTTTCCTTCCATGGAACAGGAAAGGAAAGGTTCATCGGTTTTCTCAAGGCATTAGGAATTTTCATCGTCCTGTACATTGGGATTTATATCATTCAGACTATCCTTAATTACATTCCCATCCCTTACTTCGGAATGATTGTAGGTTTTCTTCTGACACTTGGAGTTTTTCTTGCCCTTGTTCCGATCATTGTAGTGGGTGGAAGAAGATATTTAACTTCTCGTACAGGTTACCGTAATCTTCGATTTGGTTTCGATGGGAAAATTTTGGAAGTTGCAAAAATCTACGGAAAAGGGATTCTTTTAACAATTGTTACGTTAGGGATTTACTACCCATGGTTCTTTGCAGAAAAAGAAGCTTACGTCCAAAGCAAAACAAGGTACGGAAATACAAACTTCGGATTTTCAGCTGAAGGTAAGGAAATCTTTTTCCTATATTTAAAGGGTTTCCTTTTGAGCATTGTGACTTTCGGAATTTACTACTCATGGTTTTTAGCCGACATCCAAAACTATATTTGGAACAGAACCAGTTTTCAGGGAAAAAAATTCCAATCGGACATCACTGGTGGAAAAATTTTCGTAAATTTTATCATCGCCTATTTAATCATCCTATTTACCTTAGGGATTGGATTTGCATGGGCTGTGGTTCGTTTGACCAAACTCTTCCTTGAGTCGATTAGTTTGGAAGCAGAGGTTGATTTCTCTACAATCTCCGCTAAAACGGATACAACAGCCAATGCTACAGCGGAGGGATTGGAAGCACTGGCAGAAGCTCTTGAAGGCTTCCTTTCATAA
- a CDS encoding MFS transporter, whose protein sequence is MSQPLTHPLHTIQKERAIIFILAALQFLHILDFVIMMPLGPVFMESFKIDSAAFGLLVSSYSISAGVFGLIGALFLDSYDRKLSLLVLFFGFSFGTLLCAFAPNYGFLLFARVVAGGFGGMIGATVLSIIGDIIPVFRRGTATGVVMSSFSVASVIGIPIGLSLANKYGWHFPFLSLAIAGFLILPVCYKVLPSIRYHLDSDVHPKQSQLKSLKQVITKKDHLAPFIFMIFLMFGGFTVIPFLSPFLVSNVGLAVSDLPYIYFFGGLFTFFTSRLIGKLSDRYGKLKVYQIISIIAVIPIVAVVTLTKTSLPIVLTLTTLFMILVSGRMVPAFAMITSAVEPRIRGSFMSVNSAIQQISSGAASYIAGLILVQSADNQLVNYELVGMISVFSLLFSVYLAKKIKIAG, encoded by the coding sequence ATGAGCCAACCTCTTACCCATCCGCTTCATACCATCCAAAAAGAAAGAGCCATCATCTTTATCTTAGCTGCTCTCCAATTTTTACACATCCTGGATTTTGTCATCATGATGCCACTCGGACCCGTTTTTATGGAGAGTTTCAAAATTGATTCGGCTGCCTTCGGTTTGCTTGTTTCTTCTTATTCCATCAGCGCAGGAGTGTTTGGACTAATAGGTGCCTTATTTTTAGATTCTTATGATCGTAAATTGAGCCTTCTTGTTTTGTTTTTTGGGTTTTCCTTTGGAACCTTACTTTGTGCGTTTGCTCCTAATTATGGTTTTTTACTTTTTGCCAGAGTCGTAGCCGGTGGATTTGGGGGGATGATTGGAGCCACTGTTCTTTCCATCATTGGAGATATCATTCCTGTATTCAGAAGAGGTACTGCCACTGGTGTTGTGATGAGTTCGTTTTCTGTTGCTTCTGTGATTGGAATTCCGATTGGTTTGTCTTTGGCCAATAAGTATGGATGGCATTTCCCTTTCCTTTCCTTAGCAATTGCTGGCTTTTTAATTTTACCTGTTTGTTACAAAGTGTTACCTTCGATTCGTTACCATTTGGATTCAGATGTCCATCCCAAACAATCGCAACTCAAGTCTTTAAAACAAGTCATCACGAAAAAAGATCACTTGGCTCCATTTATTTTTATGATCTTTTTGATGTTTGGCGGATTTACGGTCATTCCCTTCCTCAGTCCTTTTCTTGTGTCTAACGTTGGTTTAGCGGTGAGTGATCTTCCTTACATTTACTTTTTTGGTGGACTCTTTACCTTTTTTACCAGCCGGTTAATCGGGAAATTATCTGACCGATATGGAAAACTGAAGGTTTACCAAATTATCTCCATCATCGCAGTCATTCCGATTGTGGCAGTTGTCACTTTGACAAAAACTTCTTTGCCTATCGTACTCACCTTGACAACTTTATTTATGATTTTGGTTTCTGGAAGGATGGTTCCTGCATTTGCAATGATCACTTCTGCGGTCGAACCAAGAATTCGTGGAAGTTTTATGTCTGTGAACTCTGCCATCCAACAGATTTCTTCAGGAGCGGCTTCCTATATTGCTGGACTCATTTTAGTGCAATCAGCAGACAACCAACTTGTGAATTATGAGCTGGTGGGAATGATTTCTGTATTCAGTTTGTTATTTAGCGTTTATTTAGCAAAAAAGATAAAAATTGCAGGTTGA
- a CDS encoding LIC_11321 family protein: MCIINQVYFYGMRIFLIFILFGLLIVSESFAESRQELPPTFGDLKGQDKSVRQPPDRKDKKGCCKIKYPAGGYDFFLATEDDCRASLYFDRFLGENNTLCFRWEGD, encoded by the coding sequence TTGTGTATCATTAACCAAGTCTATTTTTACGGAATGCGAATTTTTCTGATTTTTATCCTTTTCGGTCTTCTGATCGTATCAGAAAGTTTTGCTGAATCAAGACAGGAATTACCGCCAACTTTTGGAGATTTGAAAGGCCAAGATAAATCTGTTCGTCAGCCACCTGATCGAAAAGACAAAAAGGGATGTTGTAAAATCAAATACCCTGCCGGTGGTTACGATTTCTTTCTTGCAACAGAAGATGATTGTCGTGCAAGTTTATACTTTGACAGATTTTTAGGAGAGAATAATACTCTATGCTTTCGTTGGGAAGGGGATTAG
- a CDS encoding SDR family NAD(P)-dependent oxidoreductase, whose product MKYALITGASTGLGKDFALALAEKGYTPVLVARSADRLKALAAEIKTKFGLQSVVITQDLAKPKSAEVLYKAVKKLKLSIHCLVNNAGFGLNGEFHKNSFENESQLIQLNVTTLAELCHLFLQDMVAAKDGYILNVASTAAYQPGPLMSNYYASKAYVLSLSEGLAEEVRDYGVTVTCFCPGPTQTEFFERANMTKINLVKSSFLIMKSREVVDIGLDALFSKKVIKIPGFANFLLAQSVRFSPRFLVRKIAKFLHQAG is encoded by the coding sequence ATGAAATACGCGTTAATTACAGGTGCTTCCACTGGACTGGGAAAAGATTTTGCTTTGGCTTTAGCGGAAAAGGGTTACACTCCCGTTTTAGTTGCGAGGAGTGCTGATCGATTGAAGGCATTAGCTGCAGAAATCAAAACAAAATTCGGATTACAAAGTGTCGTCATAACCCAAGATTTGGCCAAACCCAAATCAGCAGAGGTTTTATACAAAGCTGTTAAAAAACTAAAGTTGTCGATTCATTGTTTGGTGAACAACGCAGGCTTTGGTCTCAACGGAGAATTCCATAAAAATTCTTTTGAAAATGAATCCCAATTGATCCAATTAAATGTCACAACTCTCGCAGAACTTTGCCATTTGTTTTTGCAAGATATGGTAGCAGCAAAAGACGGATACATTTTGAATGTTGCCTCCACTGCGGCTTACCAACCAGGTCCATTAATGTCAAATTACTATGCATCAAAAGCGTATGTTCTTTCACTTAGCGAAGGTCTTGCCGAAGAAGTAAGGGATTATGGTGTTACAGTCACTTGTTTTTGTCCAGGACCAACACAAACCGAGTTTTTTGAAAGAGCGAATATGACCAAAATCAATTTAGTAAAGTCTTCCTTTCTCATTATGAAATCTAGAGAAGTGGTTGATATTGGACTTGATGCTTTATTCAGTAAAAAAGTGATCAAAATTCCAGGTTTCGCTAATTTTCTATTGGCGCAGTCGGTTAGGTTCTCGCCAAGATTTCTCGTTCGTAAAATTGCAAAATTTTTGCACCAAGCAGGGTAA